One genomic segment of Ricinus communis isolate WT05 ecotype wild-type chromosome 5, ASM1957865v1, whole genome shotgun sequence includes these proteins:
- the LOC8271427 gene encoding uncharacterized protein LOC8271427 isoform X1 — protein MVNTIAMYMPLLHGLLKVAGMRSQAVVLEPGTTINFWVPTETTDKPVVVFLHGFGLNGILKWQFQVLSFARTYAVYVPNFLFFGGSITDKPYRSPVFQAECIAKSLRKLGVESCSLVGLSYGGMAGFKMAEMYPDLVKSMVVTGSVIALTESITRAGLERIGFSSWAEYLIPRTIKGVKDMLDIAIYKLPWIPNFVFEDVLEVMFDNRKERMELLEALITKDKDFTVPDYSQKIHLLWGEDDRIFNLEVAHNLKEQLEGKTKLHYIEKAVHLPSLERPFVYNILLKKLFASLHEDRQQQ, from the exons ATGGTGAATACCATTGCCATGTACATGCCCTTGTTGCATGGCTTATTAAAGGTAGCTGGTATGAGATCCCAAGCAGTAGTGCTCGAGCCAGGGACGACCATAAACTTCTGGGTCCCGACCGAAACCACTGATAAGCCAGTTGTTGTGTTTCTTCATGGTTTTGGACTAAATGGGATTCTTAAATGGCAATTTCAGGTCCTATCTTTTGCAAGAACTTATGCAGTTTATGTGccaaatttccttttctttggaGGCTCAATCACTGACAAGCCGTATAGGTCACCAGTGTTTCAAGCGGAGTGCATAGCCAAGAGTTTAAGGAAACTTGGGGTGGAGAGTTGTAGTTTGGTTGGTTTGAGCTACGGAGGAATGGCAGGGTTCAAAATGGCTGAGATGTATCCTGATCTAGTTAAATCAATGGTTGTGACTGGTTCTGTCATAGCTTTGACCGAGTCCATTACTAGAGCTGGTCTAGAGAGAATTGGGTTCTCTTCTTGGGCTGAATATTTGATTCCTCGAACAATCAAAGGTGTGAAAGATATGTTAGACATTGCTATCTATAAGCTGCCGTGGATTCCTAATTTTGTTTTCGAAGATGTTCTGG AGGTGATGTTCGACAACAGGAAGGAAAGGATGGAACTTCTAGAGGCATTGATCACAAAGGATAAGGACTTTACCGTCCCTGATTATTCACAG AAGATCCATCTCTTGTGGGGAGAAGACGACAGGATTTTCAATCTAGAAGTAGCTCACAACTTAAAAGA GCAGCTAGAAGGCAAAACAAAATTGCATTACATAGAGAAGGCAGTCCATCTGCCCTCGCTGGAGCGACCATTTGTTTACAATATCCTACTCAAGAAACTTTTTGCCTCTCTACATGAAGACAGGCAGCAACAGTGA
- the LOC8271426 gene encoding 3-ketoacyl-CoA synthase 4: MSLESTTSPSSSVQIKQSRRLPDFLQSVNLKYVKLGYHYLMSHLLTLCLAPLIAVIIVQASQFNPDDIRQLWLQLQYNLVSVLVCCVFVVFGGTVYIMTRPRSVFLVDYACYKPPANLQVKFHQFMEHSKLTGDFDDSSLEFQRKILERSGLGEETYVPEAMHYIPPRPSTAAAREEAEQVMFGALDILFANANIKPKAIGVLVVNCSLFNPTPSLSAMIVNKYKLRGNIMSFNLGGMGCSAGVIAIDLAKDLLQIHRNTYAVVVSTENITQNWYFGNKKSMLIPNCLFRVGGAAVLLSNKSADRRRAKYKLVHVVRTHRGADDKAFRCVYQEQDDAGKTGVSLSKDLMAIAGGALKTNITTLGPLVLPLSEQLLFFATLVSKKLFNAKVKPYIPDFKLAFEHYCIHAGGRAVIDELEKNLQLLPVHVEASRMTLHRFGNTSSSSIWYELAYTEAKGRMRKGNRVWQIAFGSGFKCNSAVWEALSNVKPSTSNPWEDCIDRYPVQLVL, translated from the coding sequence atgagtctGGAATCAACCACTTCACCATCCTCCTCTGTTCAGATCAAGCAATCGAGAAGATTACCTGATTTTCTACAGAGTGTGAATCTTAAATATGTGAAACTGGGTTATCATTATCTTATGAGTCATTTGCTGACTCTTTGTTTGGCTCCTTTAATAGCTGTTATTATCGTTCAAGCATCACAATTTAACCCCGATGATATTCGTCAACTTTGGCTTCAACTTCAATACAATCTTGTTAGTGTTCTTGTATGTTgtgtttttgttgtttttggaGGTACTGTTTATATCATGACTAGACCCAGATCCGTTTTTCTTGTTGATTATGCTTGTTATAAGCCACCAGCTAATCTTCAGGTGAAGTTTCATCAATTTATGGAGCATTCTAAGTTAACTGGTGATTTTGATGATTCTTCATTGGAATTTCAGAGAAAGATTTTGGAAAGATCAGGTCTTGGTGAAGAAACTTATGTACCTGAAGCTATGCATTATATTCCACCAAGACCATCAACGGCAGCAGCTAGAGAAGAGGCAGAGCAGGTGATGTTTGGTGCATTGGATATTCTATTCGCTAATGCTAATATCAAGCCAAAAGCTATTGGTGTTCTTGTTGTAAATTGTAGCTTGTTTAATCCAACACCATCACTTTCCGCTATGATTGTTAATAAGTATAAATTGAGAGGGAATATTATGAGTTTCAATCTTGGGGGTATGGGGTGTAGTGCTGGTGttatagctattgatcttGCTAAAGATTTGCTGCAAATTCATAGGAATACTTATGCTGTTGTTGTTAGTACCGAGAACATCACACAGAACTGGTATTTTGGGAACAAGAAGTCAATGTTGATACCGAATTGTTTGTTTAGAGTAGGTGGTGCTGCAGTTTTGCTGTCAAATAAATCTGCAGATAGGAGGAGGGCTAAGTATAAGCTTGTTCATGTAGTTAGGACTCATCGCGGAGCTGATGATAAGGCTTTTAGGTGTGTTTATCAGGAACAGGATGATGCTGGTAAAACTGGGGTTTCTCTGTCTAAAGATTTAATGGCAATTGCCGGTGGAGCACTTAAGACTAATATCACCACTTTGGGTCCTTTGGTTCTTCCATTAAGTGAACAACTTCTGTTCTTTGCAACTTTGGTTTCCAAGAAGTTGTTCAATGCCAAAGTGAAGCCATATATCCCGGATTTCAAGCTTGCTTTTGAACATTACTGTATACATGCTGGGGGAAGAGCAGTGATTGATGAACTTGAGAAGAATTTGCAACTGCTGCCTGTCCATGTTGAGGCATCTAGGATGACTCTGCATCGATTCGGTAACACTTCATCAAGCTCTATTTGGTATGAGTTGGCTTATACTGAGGCAAAAGGTCGGATGCGGAAGGGGAACCGTGTTTGGCAGATAGCTTTTGGAAGTGGTTTTAAATGCAACAGTGCAGTGTGGGAAGCTTTAAGTAATGTTAAGCCCTCTACGAGTAACCCATGGGAAGATTGCATTGACAGGTACCCGGTGCAGTTAGTTCTGTAG
- the LOC8271427 gene encoding uncharacterized protein LOC8271427 isoform X2 — MVNTIAMYMPLLHGLLKVAGMRSQAVVLEPGTTINFWVPTETTDKPVVVFLHGFGLNGILKWQFQVLSFARTYAVYVPNFLFFGGSITDKPYRSPVFQAECIAKSLRKLGVESCSLVGLSYGGMAGFKMAEMYPDLVKSMVVTGSVIALTESITRAGLERIGFSSWAEYLIPRTIKGVKDMLDIAIYKLPWIPNFVFEDVLEVMFDNRKERMELLEALITKDKDFTVPDYSQAARRQNKIALHREGSPSALAGATICLQYPTQETFCLST, encoded by the exons ATGGTGAATACCATTGCCATGTACATGCCCTTGTTGCATGGCTTATTAAAGGTAGCTGGTATGAGATCCCAAGCAGTAGTGCTCGAGCCAGGGACGACCATAAACTTCTGGGTCCCGACCGAAACCACTGATAAGCCAGTTGTTGTGTTTCTTCATGGTTTTGGACTAAATGGGATTCTTAAATGGCAATTTCAGGTCCTATCTTTTGCAAGAACTTATGCAGTTTATGTGccaaatttccttttctttggaGGCTCAATCACTGACAAGCCGTATAGGTCACCAGTGTTTCAAGCGGAGTGCATAGCCAAGAGTTTAAGGAAACTTGGGGTGGAGAGTTGTAGTTTGGTTGGTTTGAGCTACGGAGGAATGGCAGGGTTCAAAATGGCTGAGATGTATCCTGATCTAGTTAAATCAATGGTTGTGACTGGTTCTGTCATAGCTTTGACCGAGTCCATTACTAGAGCTGGTCTAGAGAGAATTGGGTTCTCTTCTTGGGCTGAATATTTGATTCCTCGAACAATCAAAGGTGTGAAAGATATGTTAGACATTGCTATCTATAAGCTGCCGTGGATTCCTAATTTTGTTTTCGAAGATGTTCTGG AGGTGATGTTCGACAACAGGAAGGAAAGGATGGAACTTCTAGAGGCATTGATCACAAAGGATAAGGACTTTACCGTCCCTGATTATTCACAG GCAGCTAGAAGGCAAAACAAAATTGCATTACATAGAGAAGGCAGTCCATCTGCCCTCGCTGGAGCGACCATTTGTTTACAATATCCTACTCAAGAAACTTTTTGCCTCTCTACATGA
- the LOC8271428 gene encoding protein RADIALIS-like 3, which translates to MSSSYQASRNSSSSWTPRENKLFEKALALYDKETPDRWQNIAKAVGGKSADEVKRHYDVLIEDVKHIESGRVPFPNYKSK; encoded by the coding sequence atGTCTTCGAGCTACCAAGCAtcaagaaactcgagctcttCTTGGACACCAAGAGAGAACAAACTGTTTGAGAAGGCACTTGCCTTGTATGATAAGGAGACACCTGACAGATGGCAAAATATAGCCAAAGCTGTTGGTGGAAAATCCGCTGATGAAGTTAAGAGACACTATGATGTCCTTATTGAAGATGTTAAGCATATCGAGTCTGGTCGTGTTCCTTTCCCTAATTATAAGTCTAAATGA